In Candidatus Polarisedimenticolaceae bacterium, a genomic segment contains:
- a CDS encoding S41 family peptidase, whose product MRTFALRSIILLTLVAVLGVTVAHAEAAYIRFPDLNGNRVVFCAEGDLWSVSDSGGVARRLTNHVGNEFYPHWSPDGKWIAFTGEYDGNSDVYLIPAEGGEPRRLTWHPGAEIVLGWTPDGSKILYRSTGETPYRSSAIYAISRDGGDPTMLPLGYAERIAIDPATGKYAFSRKSWENATWKRYRGGTAPDIWVGDPAKADFKKVTSFDGVNAYPMWHGGRIYFLSDPGGTMNLWSIKADGSDRKRETDFKDWDARQPAIAPDGRIVFTLQADLHIFDPKSGTVKKVDVDVPSDRVLTRQRYPDAGQYVTSFDLSPDGSRLAITARGEIFSVPAKPGVTIPITRGSGARESYGRFSGDGKKIIYVTDATGEEEIRSIDAWDREPAKTVEPARATGWHFGPKASPDGKWLAYGDQTQSLYVMPAEGGERKVVDKSPLAEINDYTWSADGRWLAYTKVMDNGYTAINVYDTVSGVATTLGNGTTNDNSPAWDPKGRWLYFVSERTTNPLLGQRDFDVIEAKNSKLYLAILKKDGNDPMANLEGMPPDEAKKDDKKDEAKADEKKGGDKKDADKKDEKKAEPVDIDVAGVFSRVVELKVPVGNYSNLAATDKTLFYVSHPVQGMVEDGGDDSPDGTLMAFDLDKKDSKTFVEGIGGYVLAKDGKLAIQKKRGEIFVVDAGSPPGGELGKGKVDLSDCVINLDPREEWKQIYQEAYRFERDFYWDNGMGGLDWKAMRDKYQTLLPRVATRSDLRDLIGELIGELGTSHTYVSGGDPGSQAKQVGTGLLGGDFTREGDVYKINRIYRADPADNVRSSLEEPGVGVKEGDYILAIDHRPFEKGKSFYAALEGRAGKEVVLTVGSSASKEGSRDVVVKAMDSDKRLRYCDWVRMNREYVAKKTDGKIGYIHLPDMGRDGLVAFETWFYPQLKKEGMVVDVRWNGGGFVSQLVVERMRRDLISFDRSRGGGVETYPQRVLNGPFVVLTNEHAGSDGDIFPAAVQLEHLAPVIGMRSWGGVVGIRGDKPTVDGGMLTQPEFAWWDPKQGWGLENRGVIPDIEVQNLPQDLAKGIDTQLDRAIAEVMKLRDAHPPVKPKFDPIRDRSRKAFERENPNIKTDVPEMKGTGTQ is encoded by the coding sequence GTGAGGACTTTCGCATTGCGTTCGATCATCCTGCTCACGCTCGTCGCCGTTTTGGGTGTGACCGTCGCCCATGCGGAGGCGGCGTACATCCGGTTCCCGGATCTCAACGGCAACCGCGTCGTCTTCTGCGCCGAGGGCGACCTCTGGTCGGTCTCGGACAGCGGCGGTGTCGCCAGACGCTTGACGAACCACGTGGGGAACGAGTTCTACCCGCACTGGTCGCCGGACGGGAAGTGGATCGCCTTCACCGGCGAGTACGACGGCAACTCCGACGTCTACCTGATCCCGGCCGAAGGCGGCGAGCCGCGCCGCCTCACGTGGCACCCCGGAGCCGAGATCGTGCTGGGGTGGACCCCGGACGGCAGCAAGATCCTCTACCGGAGCACCGGCGAGACTCCCTACCGGTCGTCCGCGATCTACGCGATCTCGCGCGACGGCGGCGACCCCACGATGCTGCCGCTCGGCTACGCCGAGCGGATCGCGATCGATCCGGCGACCGGGAAGTACGCATTCTCGCGCAAGAGCTGGGAGAACGCGACGTGGAAGCGGTATCGCGGCGGGACCGCGCCCGACATCTGGGTCGGCGACCCGGCGAAGGCCGACTTCAAGAAGGTGACGAGCTTCGACGGTGTGAACGCGTACCCGATGTGGCACGGCGGCCGGATCTACTTCCTCTCCGATCCCGGCGGCACGATGAACCTCTGGTCGATCAAGGCCGACGGCTCCGACCGGAAGCGTGAGACCGATTTCAAGGACTGGGACGCGCGGCAGCCGGCGATCGCTCCCGACGGCCGGATCGTGTTCACGCTCCAGGCCGATCTCCACATCTTCGATCCGAAGTCGGGCACCGTGAAGAAGGTCGACGTCGACGTCCCCAGCGACCGCGTGCTCACCCGTCAGCGCTATCCCGACGCCGGCCAGTACGTGACGTCGTTCGATCTTTCCCCTGACGGGAGCCGCCTCGCGATCACGGCGCGCGGCGAGATCTTCTCGGTGCCGGCGAAGCCGGGCGTCACGATCCCGATCACGCGCGGCAGCGGAGCGCGAGAGAGCTACGGGCGGTTCTCCGGCGACGGCAAGAAGATCATCTACGTCACCGACGCCACGGGCGAAGAAGAGATCCGCAGCATCGACGCGTGGGACCGCGAGCCGGCGAAGACGGTCGAGCCGGCGCGCGCCACCGGCTGGCACTTCGGGCCGAAGGCGTCCCCCGACGGCAAGTGGCTCGCCTACGGCGACCAGACCCAATCGCTCTACGTCATGCCGGCGGAAGGCGGCGAGCGCAAGGTCGTCGACAAGAGCCCGCTCGCCGAGATCAACGATTACACCTGGAGCGCCGACGGCCGCTGGCTCGCCTACACGAAGGTGATGGACAACGGCTACACGGCGATCAACGTGTACGACACGGTCTCGGGCGTCGCGACGACGCTCGGGAACGGAACGACGAACGACAACTCGCCGGCATGGGACCCGAAAGGCCGCTGGCTCTACTTCGTCAGCGAGCGGACGACGAATCCGCTCCTCGGGCAGCGCGACTTCGACGTCATCGAGGCGAAGAACAGCAAGCTCTACCTCGCCATCCTGAAGAAGGACGGCAACGACCCGATGGCGAACCTCGAGGGGATGCCGCCGGACGAGGCGAAGAAAGACGACAAGAAGGACGAAGCGAAGGCCGACGAGAAGAAGGGCGGCGACAAGAAGGACGCCGACAAGAAGGACGAGAAGAAGGCCGAGCCGGTGGATATCGACGTGGCGGGCGTCTTCTCGCGCGTCGTCGAGCTGAAGGTGCCGGTCGGGAACTACTCGAACCTCGCGGCCACCGACAAGACGCTGTTCTACGTCTCGCACCCCGTGCAGGGAATGGTCGAGGACGGTGGCGACGACAGCCCGGACGGAACGCTCATGGCGTTCGACCTCGACAAGAAGGACAGCAAGACGTTCGTCGAGGGTATCGGCGGCTACGTCCTCGCGAAGGACGGAAAGCTCGCGATCCAGAAGAAGCGCGGCGAGATCTTCGTCGTCGATGCGGGCTCGCCCCCCGGAGGCGAGCTGGGCAAGGGCAAGGTCGACCTGTCCGACTGCGTCATCAACCTCGATCCGCGCGAGGAATGGAAGCAGATCTATCAGGAAGCCTACCGGTTCGAGCGCGACTTCTACTGGGACAACGGGATGGGCGGTCTCGACTGGAAGGCGATGCGGGACAAGTACCAGACCCTGCTCCCCCGCGTGGCGACGCGCTCCGACCTCCGCGATCTCATCGGCGAGCTGATCGGAGAGCTCGGGACGTCGCACACCTACGTCTCCGGCGGCGATCCCGGCTCGCAGGCGAAGCAGGTCGGGACGGGGCTCCTCGGCGGGGATTTCACGCGTGAGGGCGACGTCTACAAGATCAACCGCATCTACCGGGCCGACCCCGCGGACAACGTGCGCTCCTCGCTCGAAGAGCCCGGAGTCGGCGTCAAGGAGGGCGACTACATCCTGGCCATCGACCACCGCCCGTTCGAGAAGGGCAAGTCGTTCTACGCCGCGCTCGAAGGGCGCGCGGGCAAGGAAGTCGTCCTCACCGTCGGCTCCTCCGCTTCGAAGGAAGGCTCGCGCGACGTCGTCGTGAAGGCCATGGACAGCGACAAGCGCCTCCGCTACTGCGACTGGGTGCGCATGAACCGCGAGTACGTCGCGAAGAAGACCGACGGCAAGATCGGCTACATCCACCTTCCCGACATGGGACGGGACGGCCTCGTCGCCTTCGAGACCTGGTTCTACCCGCAGCTCAAGAAGGAGGGGATGGTCGTCGACGTCCGCTGGAACGGCGGAGGCTTCGTGAGCCAGCTCGTCGTCGAGCGCATGCGCCGCGACCTCATCAGCTTCGACCGCTCGCGCGGCGGCGGTGTCGAGACCTACCCGCAGCGCGTTCTCAACGGGCCGTTCGTCGTCCTCACGAACGAGCACGCCGGCTCCGACGGCGACATCTTCCCGGCGGCGGTCCAGCTCGAGCACCTCGCCCCGGTCATCGGGATGCGGTCGTGGGGCGGCGTCGTCGGCATCCGCGGCGACAAGCCGACCGTGGACGGCGGCATGCTCACCCAGCCCGAGTTCGCGTGGTGGGATCCGAAGCAGGGGTGGGGGCTCGAGAATCGCGGCGTGATCCCCGACATCGAGGTGCAGAACCTGCCGCAAGACCTCGCGAAGGGAATCGACACGCAGCTCGACCGGGCGATCGCGGAGGTCATGAAGCTCCGCGACGCGCATCCGCCGGTCAAACCCAAGTTCGACCCGATCCGCGACCGGAGCCGCAAGGCGTTCGAGCGCGAGAACCCCAACATCAAGACCGACGTTCCCGAGATGAAGGGAACCGGGACCCAGTAG
- a CDS encoding right-handed parallel beta-helix repeat-containing protein, with amino-acid sequence MQRRLVRVSILLVFTVLTGAALAAEGRIPVWAPGTVLAADGKYIVTRNIAGGGGAVIVIGAPNVDLDLNGFTITGAAGSPVISVAGGSDHTSIRNGVLMGGAVGIDVPGPTRKVDIEGVKIHDPAGAGIHLGDVEGAALRWNEITDTAAEGISWDGPAFTKHGSIESNLLRKTSAAIVVTTNCSSVAITNNRIEEPGTGAGGAFPGTGIALASCGGSLLSENTIEKSKSDGINLIASKGNKLLDNVIRTAGGNGIHLDPGSSDNFLLHNVATGSGTGALPSGGSGIMIESPENVAETNVTNANSGIGIHYCGPAACSNTFGRNTARGNTGAVFPAFCGACAVFGAGASGPNSCNTAAACGTPNTSSSGNLIPGPPIF; translated from the coding sequence ATGCAGCGAAGACTCGTCCGCGTCTCGATCCTTCTCGTGTTCACTGTCCTCACAGGGGCTGCCCTCGCCGCGGAAGGGAGGATCCCGGTCTGGGCCCCCGGGACCGTTCTCGCGGCCGACGGAAAGTACATCGTGACCCGGAACATCGCGGGTGGTGGCGGAGCCGTCATCGTCATAGGCGCGCCGAACGTCGATCTCGATCTCAACGGCTTCACGATCACCGGCGCCGCGGGGTCGCCGGTCATCAGCGTCGCCGGGGGCAGCGATCACACCTCGATCCGGAACGGCGTGCTCATGGGCGGAGCCGTCGGCATCGACGTCCCGGGCCCGACGCGCAAGGTCGACATCGAAGGCGTCAAGATCCACGATCCGGCCGGGGCGGGCATTCACCTCGGCGATGTCGAGGGCGCGGCGCTCCGCTGGAACGAGATCACCGACACCGCGGCCGAGGGCATCTCGTGGGACGGGCCGGCGTTCACCAAGCACGGATCGATCGAGAGCAACCTCTTGCGCAAGACCTCGGCGGCGATCGTCGTCACGACCAATTGCTCGAGCGTCGCGATCACGAACAATCGCATCGAAGAGCCCGGCACGGGGGCGGGCGGCGCGTTTCCCGGAACGGGGATCGCGCTCGCCTCCTGCGGCGGCTCGCTGCTCTCCGAGAACACGATCGAGAAGTCGAAGTCCGATGGGATCAACCTCATCGCCTCCAAGGGGAACAAGCTCCTCGACAACGTGATCCGGACGGCGGGAGGGAACGGGATCCACCTGGATCCGGGGAGCAGCGACAACTTCCTGCTCCACAACGTCGCGACGGGGTCGGGCACCGGCGCGCTCCCCAGCGGCGGCAGCGGGATCATGATCGAGAGCCCGGAGAACGTCGCCGAGACGAACGTGACGAACGCGAACTCCGGGATCGGGATCCACTACTGCGGCCCCGCGGCGTGCTCGAACACCTTCGGGCGCAACACGGCGCGCGGGAACACAGGGGCCGTCTTCCCGGCGTTCTGCGGCGCCTGCGCCGTCTTCGGTGCAGGCGCCTCCGGCCCGAACTCGTGCAACACCGCGGCCGCCTGCGGCACGCCGAACACCAGTTCGAGCGGCAACCTGATTCCCGGACCTCCGATCTTCTGA
- a CDS encoding MoaD/ThiS family protein codes for MIHVVVPAPLRRLARIEGEIVLEVAGPVTQCTVLDALEARYPSLKGTTRDHVTKKRRAFIRFFACGEDLSNEAIDAPLPDAVARGDEPYLVVGAIAGG; via the coding sequence ATGATTCACGTCGTGGTGCCGGCGCCGCTGCGCCGGCTCGCGCGCATCGAAGGCGAGATCGTGCTCGAGGTGGCGGGCCCGGTGACCCAATGCACCGTGCTCGACGCGCTCGAGGCGCGCTACCCCTCGCTCAAGGGCACGACGCGCGACCATGTCACGAAGAAGCGCCGCGCGTTCATCCGCTTCTTCGCGTGCGGCGAGGACCTCTCGAACGAAGCGATCGACGCGCCGCTCCCCGACGCCGTCGCGCGCGGCGACGAGCCCTACCTCGTCGTCGGCGCCATCGCCGGCGGCTGA
- a CDS encoding alginate lyase family protein codes for MSRARWMFESVRHTRARQLVRRLGLTAKRRVAERLPLGGRLAEAPALAPDLPTPVFPARTELATRENGRWQARFLSHAHALTPPIVWRDFDWPHGTPLARLTLHYMEFLEAVDDAAFAAIVDDWIERNPPYGPRYWTSDWNSFAVSIRSVVWMQQWAARRPDAASPFGRRLIGSLARQLAFLERNLETDIGGNHLLKNVKALLWAGRFFTGEAAVRWSALGMKVLARELPEQLLPDGLHFERSPAYHAQVTADLVECWTVHPEGLGKDSLAAALGRAGQALADTTHPDGLSSLFNDGGLHMAYAPSTVLDAIARQLGTAIVARPLFDLPAAGYFGLRGAGELALVDCGPIGPDHLPAHAHGDVLSFEWSVGGRRVVVDTGVLEYAVGPDRARSRSTAAHNTVTLDGGDQAEFWSAFRVARRPRVTVGLYERRALGFVLEGSHDGYAELAGGPRHVRRFDVRSHVIAVEDRVAGGAGQAAVARLLLAPGLDLARAGGDHLIVGDGVRVRLRTAAAVTVVDAPYWPDFGVEQRARQIVLDYGAAPCSGGFVLEAE; via the coding sequence ATGAGCCGCGCGCGATGGATGTTCGAGAGCGTCCGCCACACGCGCGCGAGGCAGCTCGTCAGGCGGCTCGGTCTCACGGCGAAGCGCCGCGTCGCCGAGCGCCTTCCGCTCGGCGGCCGGCTCGCCGAGGCTCCTGCGCTGGCACCCGACCTTCCAACGCCCGTCTTCCCGGCGCGCACGGAGCTGGCGACCCGCGAGAACGGCCGCTGGCAGGCGCGCTTCCTGAGCCATGCGCACGCGTTGACGCCGCCGATCGTCTGGCGCGACTTCGATTGGCCTCACGGCACGCCTCTCGCCCGGCTCACGCTGCACTACATGGAGTTCCTCGAAGCGGTCGACGACGCGGCGTTCGCGGCGATCGTCGACGACTGGATCGAGCGCAACCCGCCGTACGGCCCGCGCTACTGGACGTCGGACTGGAACTCGTTCGCGGTCTCGATCCGGTCGGTCGTCTGGATGCAGCAGTGGGCCGCACGACGCCCCGATGCCGCATCGCCGTTCGGGAGGCGCCTCATCGGGTCGCTCGCACGGCAGCTCGCGTTCCTCGAGCGGAACCTCGAGACCGACATCGGCGGCAACCATCTCCTGAAGAACGTGAAAGCGCTCCTCTGGGCGGGACGGTTCTTCACGGGCGAGGCCGCGGTGCGCTGGAGTGCCTTGGGCATGAAGGTGCTCGCGCGTGAGCTTCCCGAGCAGTTGCTGCCGGACGGGCTCCACTTCGAGCGAAGCCCCGCCTACCACGCGCAGGTCACGGCCGACCTCGTCGAGTGCTGGACCGTGCATCCGGAAGGGCTCGGGAAGGACTCGCTCGCCGCGGCGCTCGGGCGCGCGGGGCAGGCGCTCGCCGACACGACGCATCCCGACGGCCTGTCGAGCCTCTTCAACGACGGCGGCCTGCACATGGCCTACGCGCCGTCCACCGTTCTGGATGCGATCGCGCGGCAGCTCGGCACGGCGATCGTGGCGAGGCCGCTCTTCGATCTTCCGGCGGCGGGATACTTTGGCCTCCGCGGCGCGGGCGAGCTTGCGCTCGTCGATTGCGGTCCGATCGGTCCCGACCATCTGCCCGCGCACGCGCACGGCGACGTGCTCTCGTTCGAATGGTCGGTGGGTGGACGGCGCGTCGTCGTGGATACGGGCGTCTTGGAATATGCGGTGGGGCCCGATCGGGCGAGATCGAGGAGCACCGCCGCGCACAACACGGTGACGCTCGACGGCGGCGACCAGGCCGAGTTCTGGAGCGCGTTCCGCGTGGCGCGGCGGCCGCGCGTCACCGTCGGGCTCTACGAGCGTCGAGCCCTGGGGTTCGTGCTCGAAGGATCGCATGATGGCTACGCCGAGCTCGCCGGCGGCCCCCGCCATGTCCGCCGTTTCGACGTGCGGTCGCACGTGATCGCGGTCGAGGACCGCGTGGCGGGCGGAGCGGGGCAGGCTGCGGTCGCGCGCCTGCTCCTCGCCCCGGGGCTCGACCTCGCTCGAGCCGGCGGCGACCATCTCATCGTGGGAGACGGAGTGCGCGTGCGCCTCAGGACCGCCGCGGCCGTGACGGTCGTCGATGCGCCGTACTGGCCCGACTTCGGGGTCGAGCAGCGGGCGCGGCAGATCGTGCTCGACTACGGGGCGGCCCCGTGCAGCGGCGGGTTCGTCCTCGAGGCCGAATGA
- a CDS encoding LamG-like jellyroll fold domain-containing protein translates to MHVARVCLAAALAVFPAAALAQTCDQLPKGAVGWWPGEGDGNDLTSNANNGALMNGIAFGPGVDGQAFVLDGVNDRVDIADAPSLRPQHFTLAAWIQMDTLPSEDAVICKQDGTGTVDSYCLWLSGGVLHGGSFGIAEAVAPTALPTGRFFHTAVTWDGNLIRLYVDGAIVATANGPVNPIPYDSNPLIIGADDNGINAFQGYFDGTIDEPIVFGRALTSCEIRQLVSARGHRLCKGDSDGDGRKDFEDNCPFVANGSQLDTDADGIGDACDCAPADAQTFAKPGDYPGLVFDSKHRMDWCAEEGIDGPATTYDIIRGNLNELPVPSGIQQCFARCTPPPSGLIDWWPGDGNANALVGGVNGVLENGATVGPGAVLQGFHLDGVAARVRTPSGVAVPTTFSVAAWVVSDVVIQGAYRRIVENNFGSSFELGADSTGTEYKFIVHNAVAPYGAAQGGTIVPDRWQFVVGTYDGTTGTLYVDGSPVASDAFTAPGAVSLPVYIGQYVGGGSNWRGQIDEVQIWNRALTAAEVRDLYGAGSAGQCKAALGGTDSLAELPWGPDANVPAAGHGFYYLFHGNNSCGAGSYGFQTGGTERTSSACP, encoded by the coding sequence ATGCATGTCGCGCGCGTGTGCCTCGCTGCGGCCCTGGCCGTCTTTCCGGCCGCGGCGCTCGCCCAGACCTGCGACCAGCTTCCGAAGGGTGCGGTGGGCTGGTGGCCGGGCGAGGGGGACGGCAACGACCTGACGTCGAACGCCAACAACGGCGCCCTCATGAACGGGATCGCGTTCGGGCCGGGGGTCGACGGGCAGGCGTTCGTCCTCGACGGGGTCAACGACCGCGTCGACATCGCGGACGCTCCCAGCCTGCGCCCTCAACACTTCACCTTGGCGGCGTGGATCCAGATGGACACGCTCCCCTCAGAAGACGCCGTCATTTGCAAGCAGGACGGGACCGGGACCGTGGATTCCTACTGCCTGTGGCTCTCCGGAGGGGTGTTGCACGGCGGCAGCTTCGGCATCGCCGAGGCGGTCGCGCCGACGGCGCTGCCCACCGGACGCTTCTTTCATACGGCGGTCACGTGGGACGGCAACCTCATCCGCCTCTACGTCGACGGCGCGATCGTCGCGACCGCGAACGGGCCGGTGAACCCGATCCCTTACGACTCGAACCCCCTCATCATCGGCGCCGACGACAACGGCATCAATGCGTTCCAGGGGTACTTCGACGGCACGATCGACGAGCCGATCGTCTTCGGGCGGGCGCTCACGAGCTGCGAGATCCGCCAGCTCGTCAGCGCGCGGGGTCATAGATTGTGCAAGGGAGACTCCGACGGCGACGGCCGCAAGGATTTCGAAGACAACTGCCCGTTCGTCGCCAACGGCTCGCAGTTAGACACAGATGCCGACGGGATCGGAGACGCGTGCGATTGCGCCCCCGCCGACGCGCAGACGTTCGCGAAGCCCGGGGACTATCCCGGGCTCGTGTTCGATTCGAAGCATCGGATGGACTGGTGCGCGGAGGAGGGGATCGACGGGCCGGCGACAACCTACGACATCATCCGAGGGAACTTGAACGAGCTTCCCGTTCCATCGGGCATCCAGCAATGCTTCGCGCGCTGCACGCCGCCTCCCTCCGGCCTGATCGACTGGTGGCCCGGTGACGGCAACGCGAACGCGCTCGTCGGCGGCGTCAACGGGGTGCTCGAGAACGGTGCCACCGTGGGTCCCGGCGCCGTCCTTCAGGGGTTCCACCTCGACGGCGTCGCCGCCCGCGTGCGGACCCCGTCGGGCGTCGCGGTGCCGACCACCTTCAGCGTCGCGGCGTGGGTGGTGTCGGACGTCGTCATTCAAGGCGCTTACCGCCGCATCGTCGAGAACAACTTCGGCTCGTCGTTCGAGCTCGGGGCGGACAGCACCGGCACCGAATACAAGTTCATCGTTCACAACGCCGTCGCGCCGTACGGGGCCGCGCAGGGGGGAACGATCGTCCCCGACCGCTGGCAATTCGTCGTCGGCACGTATGACGGCACGACCGGCACCCTGTACGTCGACGGCAGCCCGGTCGCCTCCGACGCGTTCACGGCGCCGGGGGCGGTGAGCCTCCCGGTCTACATCGGCCAGTACGTCGGGGGCGGGTCCAACTGGAGAGGGCAGATCGACGAGGTCCAGATCTGGAACCGTGCCCTCACCGCGGCGGAGGTACGGGATCTCTACGGCGCGGGGAGCGCGGGGCAGTGCAAGGCCGCGCTCGGCGGCACCGACTCGCTCGCGGAGCTGCCCTGGGGGCCGGATGCGAACGTCCCCGCAGCGGGGCACGGGTTTTACTATCTCTTCCACGGGAACAACTCGTGCGGCGCGGGAAGCTACGGCTTCCAAACCGGGGGAACCGAGAGAACGAGCAGCGCCTGTCCGTGA
- the aroF gene encoding 3-deoxy-7-phosphoheptulonate synthase, with the protein MIAILARGVSLKEKADIVRFLESEGHRVSVGTLDGETIVGVLGPCDDDLASRLASWPGVRETRRDVPPYALVSREHHPETSTVKVAGVTIGGDEVVVIAGPCSVESEEQIVAAARGVRAAGARLLRGGAFKPRTSPYGFQGLGETALRLLAVAREETGLPVVSEVVATEDVELVARWADMLQIGARNMQNFRLLAACGRQPRPVLLKRSHMGTLDELLLAAEYVVANGNPRVVLCERGIRTFETATRNTLDVSAVPVLRARSHLPVIVDPSHAAGRRELVDALARAAIAAGSDGLLVEVHPDPDRALSDGRQSLTLPCFAGAVPTWRRIAEAVGRRLGTESTAFLSART; encoded by the coding sequence ATGATCGCGATCCTCGCGCGCGGCGTGTCGCTCAAGGAGAAGGCCGACATCGTCCGCTTCCTCGAGTCCGAAGGGCACCGCGTGAGCGTCGGCACGCTCGACGGCGAGACGATCGTCGGCGTGCTCGGCCCGTGCGACGACGATCTCGCGTCGCGCCTGGCGTCGTGGCCCGGCGTGCGCGAGACGCGGCGCGACGTCCCGCCGTACGCGCTCGTCTCCCGCGAGCACCACCCGGAGACCTCGACCGTGAAAGTGGCGGGGGTCACGATCGGCGGCGACGAGGTCGTCGTCATCGCGGGCCCTTGCTCGGTCGAGTCCGAGGAGCAGATCGTCGCCGCGGCCCGCGGCGTCCGCGCGGCGGGTGCGCGCCTGCTCCGCGGCGGCGCCTTCAAGCCGCGCACCTCGCCCTACGGCTTTCAGGGGCTCGGCGAGACGGCACTCCGCCTGCTCGCCGTCGCGCGCGAGGAGACCGGCCTGCCCGTGGTCAGCGAAGTCGTCGCCACCGAGGATGTCGAGCTCGTCGCGCGCTGGGCCGACATGCTCCAGATCGGCGCGCGCAACATGCAGAACTTCCGCCTGCTCGCGGCATGCGGCCGCCAGCCGCGGCCGGTCCTCCTCAAGCGCTCCCACATGGGCACGCTCGACGAGCTGCTCCTCGCGGCGGAGTACGTGGTCGCGAACGGCAACCCGCGCGTCGTGCTCTGCGAGCGCGGCATCCGGACCTTCGAGACCGCGACGCGCAACACGCTCGACGTCAGCGCGGTGCCGGTGCTCCGCGCGCGCTCGCACCTTCCCGTGATCGTCGACCCGTCTCACGCCGCCGGGCGGCGCGAGCTGGTCGATGCGCTCGCTCGCGCCGCGATCGCGGCGGGAAGCGACGGGCTCCTCGTCGAGGTCCACCCCGATCCGGACCGGGCGCTTTCGGACGGCCGTCAGAGCCTCACGCTCCCGTGTTTCGCCGGCGCTGTCCCGACCTGGCGGCGCATCGCCGAGGCGGTGGGACGGCGACTGGGGACGGAATCGACCGCGTTCCTGTCCGCAAGGACTTGA
- the trpA gene encoding tryptophan synthase subunit alpha: protein MTAGALRIEAALREVSGRPALAAFLTAGYPGRESFRRHLDEVAGVADVVEIGVPFTDPMADGVTIQRASRAALEAGVTIASILEAVRGATVPILLMSYLNPLLAHGVDRLDGIDGVIVPDLPREERDLLAGPLAERGIALISFVSPATDPERAAAIAAEAEGFVYAVAINGTTGRGDADLSGARGYLARVRAAARCPVLAGFGVRTREDVHAVAPPADGVVVGSALIEAIERGDEPAAFLRGVLA, encoded by the coding sequence ATGACGGCGGGAGCCTTGCGGATCGAGGCGGCGCTGCGGGAAGTGTCCGGACGGCCGGCGCTCGCCGCATTCCTCACCGCGGGTTATCCGGGCCGGGAGTCCTTCCGCCGGCACCTCGACGAGGTCGCCGGCGTCGCGGACGTCGTCGAGATCGGCGTGCCGTTCACCGATCCGATGGCCGACGGCGTGACGATCCAGCGCGCGAGCCGCGCGGCGCTCGAGGCAGGGGTCACGATCGCCTCGATCCTGGAGGCGGTGCGCGGTGCGACGGTGCCGATCCTGCTCATGAGCTATCTGAACCCGCTGCTCGCGCACGGCGTCGACCGCCTCGACGGGATCGACGGGGTGATCGTCCCCGATCTTCCGCGCGAGGAGCGGGACCTCCTCGCCGGGCCCCTCGCCGAGCGAGGGATCGCCCTGATCTCGTTCGTGTCTCCGGCCACCGACCCCGAGCGCGCGGCGGCGATCGCCGCCGAAGCCGAGGGGTTCGTATACGCGGTCGCGATCAACGGCACGACGGGGCGCGGCGATGCCGATCTCTCCGGCGCGCGGGGCTATCTGGCCCGCGTCCGCGCGGCGGCGCGGTGCCCGGTCCTCGCCGGGTTCGGCGTCCGCACGCGCGAGGACGTCCACGCGGTCGCTCCGCCGGCCGACGGCGTCGTCGTCGGCTCGGCGCTCATCGAGGCGATCGAGCGCGGCGACGAGCCGGCGGCGTTCCTCCGGGGGGTCCTCGCATGA